From Helicobacter sp. MIT 05-5293, one genomic window encodes:
- a CDS encoding ribonucleoside-diphosphate reductase subunit alpha gives MLDTLTVTKRNGRIEPLEISKIQKHTASAVKGLEGVNQSELELDAKIHFKDRISTEEIQQMLIKTAVDKIDVDAPNWTFVAARLFLYDLYHKVTGWIGYKHLRDYFVQGEEEGKLIKGLKEKYDLDLLNSHIDDKRDLQFNYLGIKTLYDRYLLKNHRNEPIELPQHMFMAIAMFLAQNEENRNEWAIKFYDMISQFEVICATPTLANARTTRHQLSSCFVGSTPDNIEGIFDAYKEMALLSKYGGGIGWDFSRVRGLGSFIDGHKSAAGGVVPFLKIANDVAIAVDQLGTRKGAIATYLEIWHNDINDFIDLRKNSGEERRRAHDLFPAVWICDLFMKRVEEEGFWTLFDPYECPELTELYGEAFEAKYLEYEASDSVLKSRVYAKDLWKKILTNYFETGLPFLCFKDNANRVNPNAHAGVIRSSNLCTEIFQNTQPNHYIVEVEYDDGSKDFYEEKQEVTLDNGIVKKANKITSIDSIGGKKVFNASRVAQDGQTAVCNLASVNLSKIHTKEDIERVIPIAIRMLDNVIDLNFYPNKKVKTTNMTNRAIGLGVMGEAQMLASSQIMWGSNEHLMKIDEIMEFISYNAIKSSAELAREKGRYPQFEGSSWSKGIFPIDMANKEALKLVDRGGLFSQQCDWEGLRHFVKQYGMRNGYLMAIAPTSSISILVGTTQTIEPVYRKKWYEENLSGLIPTIVPNLNLETWNYYISAYDIEQEAIVKAAAVRQKWIDQGQSTNIFIRLDKASGKVLNDIYMLAWKLGLKSTYYLRSQSPEAKEQIVDRSIECVNCQ, from the coding sequence ATGCTAGATACACTCACAGTTACAAAACGCAACGGACGCATAGAACCTTTAGAGATTAGCAAGATTCAAAAGCATACTGCTTCAGCAGTGAAAGGATTAGAAGGCGTGAATCAAAGCGAATTAGAGCTTGATGCGAAGATTCACTTTAAAGACAGAATCTCCACAGAAGAGATACAGCAGATGCTGATTAAAACGGCTGTGGATAAAATCGATGTCGATGCGCCTAATTGGACTTTTGTAGCGGCAAGATTATTTTTGTATGATTTGTATCATAAGGTTACAGGCTGGATAGGGTATAAGCATCTTAGGGATTATTTTGTGCAGGGCGAGGAAGAGGGCAAACTGATAAAGGGTCTCAAAGAAAAATATGATTTGGATCTTTTGAATAGCCATATTGATGACAAACGCGATTTGCAGTTTAATTATTTAGGTATCAAAACGCTTTATGATCGCTATTTGCTTAAAAATCATCGTAATGAGCCAATCGAGCTGCCTCAACATATGTTTATGGCGATTGCTATGTTTTTGGCACAAAATGAAGAAAATCGCAATGAATGGGCGATTAAATTTTATGATATGATTTCTCAATTTGAAGTGATATGCGCGACACCTACACTTGCTAATGCGCGGACAACAAGACATCAGCTAAGCTCGTGTTTCGTGGGAAGCACGCCGGATAATATCGAGGGAATTTTTGACGCCTATAAGGAAATGGCATTGCTTTCTAAGTATGGCGGAGGTATTGGCTGGGATTTTAGTCGTGTGAGAGGTTTGGGAAGTTTTATTGATGGACATAAAAGTGCTGCTGGAGGTGTAGTGCCTTTTCTTAAGATTGCTAATGATGTGGCGATTGCAGTTGATCAATTAGGCACGAGAAAAGGGGCGATTGCGACTTATTTAGAAATATGGCATAATGATATTAATGATTTTATTGATTTGCGCAAAAATAGCGGTGAAGAAAGACGGCGTGCGCATGATTTATTCCCGGCAGTATGGATTTGTGATTTGTTTATGAAGCGCGTAGAGGAAGAAGGATTTTGGACACTTTTTGATCCTTATGAGTGTCCCGAGCTTACCGAGCTTTATGGTGAGGCATTTGAGGCAAAGTATTTGGAATATGAGGCATCAGATTCTGTATTAAAATCTCGTGTGTATGCAAAAGATTTGTGGAAAAAGATCTTGACAAATTATTTTGAAACAGGCTTACCTTTCTTATGCTTCAAGGATAATGCAAATCGTGTGAATCCTAATGCTCATGCAGGTGTGATACGAAGCTCAAATCTTTGCACAGAGATTTTTCAAAACACACAGCCTAATCACTATATCGTTGAAGTGGAATATGACGATGGGAGCAAGGATTTTTATGAGGAAAAACAAGAAGTTACTCTTGATAATGGTATTGTAAAAAAAGCAAATAAAATCACAAGTATTGATAGTATTGGTGGTAAAAAAGTCTTTAATGCTTCTCGTGTCGCTCAAGACGGGCAAACAGCAGTGTGTAATTTGGCAAGTGTGAATCTTTCAAAGATCCATACCAAAGAGGATATTGAGCGTGTCATTCCTATTGCTATTAGAATGCTTGATAATGTGATTGATTTGAATTTTTATCCGAATAAGAAAGTCAAAACAACCAATATGACTAATCGCGCAATTGGATTAGGCGTAATGGGTGAGGCTCAAATGCTTGCAAGCTCACAAATTATGTGGGGAAGTAATGAGCATTTAATGAAGATTGATGAGATTATGGAGTTTATTTCTTACAATGCAATCAAATCAAGTGCGGAATTGGCGCGAGAAAAGGGTCGTTATCCGCAATTTGAGGGAAGCAGTTGGAGTAAGGGAATTTTCCCTATTGATATGGCAAATAAAGAAGCCTTAAAGCTTGTTGATCGTGGTGGATTATTTTCTCAACAATGCGATTGGGAAGGATTAAGGCATTTTGTCAAACAATATGGTATGCGCAATGGTTACTTGATGGCGATTGCTCCTACAAGCTCTATCTCTATCCTTGTAGGGACGACACAGACAATCGAGCCTGTGTATCGTAAAAAATGGTATGAAGAGAATCTAAGTGGCTTGATTCCAACTATCGTGCCTAACTTGAATCTGGAGACTTGGAATTATTACATTTCAGCATATGATATTGAACAAGAGGCTATTGTCAAGGCTGCTGCTGTGCGTCAAAAATGGATTGATCAAGGGCAAAGCACAAATATTTTTATCCGTTTGGATAAGGCAAGTGGCAAGGTGCTTAATGATATTTATATGCTTGCATGGAAGTTAGGACTAAAAAGCACTTATTATTTGCGTTCGCAAAGCCCTGAAGCAAAAGAGCAAATCGTGGATAGATCTATAGAGTGCGTGAATTGTCAGTAA
- a CDS encoding isoprenylcysteine carboxylmethyltransferase family protein: MALQEELKSQGDFLFRYRSYLPLCIVPFFILVICTSQTFLLDEYGEYNTALIVVAIIVGFVGQGIRIWVAGYAPKDTSGRNTKEQKASVLNHTGIYSIVRNPLYLGNFLMMLSPVILLGNWLFIVVFSLAFWLYYERIIFAEESFLTKKFGESYTQWTLSTPPFVPKLKGYIPSDMDFSFRSMLKREYNSFFGLTTSLFIAHLIIVAIVCYQEENWELVYPNEILSVLFGLSAVFYLVVRLLVKTTKIFNVSGR, encoded by the coding sequence ATGGCATTACAAGAAGAGCTGAAATCACAAGGGGATTTTTTATTCCGTTATCGTAGTTATTTACCCTTATGTATTGTGCCTTTTTTTATTCTTGTGATATGCACTTCTCAAACATTTTTGTTAGATGAATACGGAGAATATAATACTGCTTTAATTGTAGTGGCTATTATCGTGGGATTTGTAGGGCAAGGTATCAGAATCTGGGTAGCTGGCTATGCTCCTAAGGATACTTCAGGACGCAACACAAAGGAGCAAAAAGCAAGCGTGCTTAATCATACGGGGATTTATTCAATCGTCCGCAATCCTTTGTATTTAGGTAATTTTCTCATGATGCTTTCTCCTGTGATTCTATTAGGGAATTGGCTTTTTATCGTTGTGTTTTCTTTGGCTTTTTGGCTTTATTATGAGCGCATTATTTTTGCTGAAGAAAGCTTTTTGACAAAGAAATTTGGAGAAAGTTATACGCAATGGACGCTTTCCACACCACCTTTTGTCCCTAAGTTGAAAGGTTATATTCCTAGTGATATGGATTTTTCATTTCGTTCTATGCTCAAGCGAGAGTATAATTCATTCTTTGGGCTTACGACTTCGCTTTTTATCGCACATTTGATTATTGTTGCGATTGTGTGTTATCAAGAAGAGAATTGGGAGCTTGTCTATCCCAATGAAATTTTGAGCGTTTTATTT
- a CDS encoding NAD(P)H-dependent oxidoreductase — protein sequence MNRFLESIYFRHACKLFDESKKIPKEIFDEILEVGRMSPSSFGMEPTRMIVVRSQEAKEALQPLCWDQPQITTASEVIVFKNLQGDLIPPSEYAKQNSFRRKMDLSGYEIFSERLGGYLNERGFIDKDITHWSALQAYIMATYMVAYASYLKIDTCYIEGFDKKAVEKHFGLDPFKEQVALIVCFGYRGKAQQPRYRLSIDELVTYK from the coding sequence ATGAATCGTTTTTTAGAATCTATCTATTTCCGACATGCTTGCAAATTGTTTGATGAAAGTAAAAAAATCCCTAAAGAGATATTTGATGAGATTCTCGAAGTGGGAAGAATGAGCCCTAGTTCCTTTGGTATGGAGCCTACGCGAATGATAGTAGTTAGAAGTCAAGAGGCTAAAGAGGCATTGCAACCTTTATGTTGGGATCAGCCTCAAATCACTACGGCAAGTGAGGTAATCGTATTTAAGAATCTGCAAGGAGATTTGATACCTCCGAGCGAATACGCTAAGCAAAATAGTTTTCGGCGTAAAATGGATTTGAGCGGTTATGAGATTTTTTCAGAGCGATTAGGTGGTTATCTTAATGAGCGTGGATTCATTGATAAAGATATTACACATTGGAGTGCGCTTCAAGCGTATATTATGGCTACTTATATGGTGGCTTATGCGAGTTATTTAAAGATTGATACATGTTATATTGAAGGCTTTGATAAAAAGGCGGTAGAAAAACATTTTGGACTTGATCCTTTTAAAGAACAAGTGGCTTTGATCGTGTGTTTCGGGTATCGTGGCAAGGCTCAACAGCCTCGCTATCGCTTGAGTATTGATGAATTGGTTACTTACAAATAA